The Homo sapiens chromosome 10, GRCh38.p14 Primary Assembly sequence TGCTTGTTTGTGCATTGGGTCTGCATGAGGTTctatgtgcacatgtgcatgtatacCTATCTCCACGTCTGCGTGGTACCCTTGTGTGTACCAGCATCCATAtctgtgtgtacctgtgtgtgtcaCGGTGTGTTTATGGATGTGTATTTACCTCAGCATATATTGTGTTCTGCCACAAGCATGTCCACAAAAATTTGTGTATCATGTCTTTGCCAGACTGGATGCCTTTGCTGGGCCATGCTATTCTCAGACCTCCCGCCTTCACCCCCAGGGCCCCAGATCGTGTCACATCCATATGACACTTGGAATGTGACAGGGCAGGATGTGATCTTTGGCTGTGAAGTGTTTGCCTACCCCATGGCCTCCATCGAGTGGAGGAAGGATGGCTTGGACATCCAGCTGCCAGGGGATGACCCCCACATCTCTGTGCAGGTAGACTGGTGGGAGAGGCTTCCCTCAGGCAGCCCAGGGCCCTCCAGAAGGACCCTGCTGATTCCTTGCCTGGCTCCAGTTTAGGGGTGGACCCCAGAGGTTTGAGGTGACTGGCTGGCTGCAGATCCAGGCTGTGCGTCCCAGTGATGAGGGCACTTACCGCTGCCTTGGCCGCAATGCCCTGGGTCAAGTGGAGGCCCCTGCTAGCTTGACAGTGCTCACACCTGGTAAGGGGATTCCTGAGttctgggggttggggggatggtGCTGGATTCCAGTTGTGAATGTGTAAGAAACAGACCATGTGTCTGTATACACAAGCATAGCCTTCCGCAGA is a genomic window containing:
- the KAZALD1 gene encoding kazal-type serine protease inhibitor domain-containing protein 1 isoform b (isoform b is encoded by transcript variant 2), with the translated sequence MPTSLWHTRGPANRTGCLCWAMLFSDLPPSPPGPQIVSHPYDTWNVTGQDVIFGCEVFAYPMASIEWRKDGLDIQLPGDDPHISVQFRGGPQRFEVTGWLQIQAVRPSDEGTYRCLGRNALGQVEAPASLTVLTPDQLNSTGIPQLRSLNLVPEEEAESEENDDYY